The following proteins come from a genomic window of Acetivibrio cellulolyticus CD2:
- a CDS encoding nitroreductase family protein has translation MSKDFYTAVADRRTFYGISKETLVSDERIKEIVEYTVKHTPSAFNSQSARVVLLLKKEHDKLWDITKEALRKVVPPEQFSPTEDKINSFRNGYGTILFFEDTTVIESLQKQFELYKDNFPIWSQQSSGMHQFVVWTALEIEGFGVSLQHYNELIEDEVKKEWKIPNNWKLIAQMPFGKPTAKPDEKQFQPLENRIKVFG, from the coding sequence GTGTCAAAGGATTTTTATACTGCAGTAGCAGATAGACGTACATTTTATGGAATTAGCAAGGAGACTCTTGTTTCAGATGAAAGAATAAAAGAAATAGTTGAATATACTGTAAAGCATACACCATCGGCGTTTAATTCGCAAAGTGCAAGAGTTGTTTTACTACTTAAAAAAGAACATGATAAATTGTGGGATATTACAAAAGAGGCATTAAGAAAAGTTGTTCCACCAGAACAATTTAGTCCTACTGAAGACAAAATAAATTCATTCCGTAATGGCTATGGAACAATTTTGTTCTTTGAGGACACTACAGTAATTGAATCTTTGCAAAAACAATTTGAATTATATAAAGATAATTTTCCAATCTGGTCACAGCAATCAAGTGGAATGCACCAGTTTGTAGTATGGACAGCACTTGAAATTGAAGGGTTTGGTGTATCGTTGCAGCATTACAATGAACTCATTGAAGATGAAGTGAAAAAAGAATGGAAAATACCAAACAATTGGAAGCTTATTGCACAAATGCCGTTTGGAAAACCAACAGCAAAGCCTGATGAAAAGCAATTTCAGCCATTAGAAAACCGCATTAAGGTGTTTGGATAG
- a CDS encoding 2Fe-2S iron-sulfur cluster-binding protein encodes MNIKFFKETEVKKEKTILDIAEDLSIKIKSPCNGKGKCGKCIVKVISGKVSEPTKCEEDLLGKKNLGQGYRLACETTVIDDTEIELIK; translated from the coding sequence ATGAATATTAAATTTTTTAAAGAAACTGAAGTTAAGAAAGAAAAAACCATTCTAGATATTGCAGAAGATTTGAGTATAAAAATAAAATCACCCTGTAATGGAAAAGGCAAGTGCGGAAAGTGTATCGTAAAAGTCATAAGCGGAAAAGTCTCCGAACCAACTAAATGCGAAGAAGATCTTTTAGGTAAAAAGAATCTTGGGCAAGGATATAGGCTTGCCTGTGAAACTACTGTTATAGATGACACAGAAATAGAACTGATAAAATAA